A DNA window from Scomber japonicus isolate fScoJap1 chromosome 14, fScoJap1.pri, whole genome shotgun sequence contains the following coding sequences:
- the eif3s10 gene encoding eukaryotic translation initiation factor 3 subunit A — protein MPAYFQRPENALKRANEFLEVGKKQPALDVLYDVIKSKKHRTWQKIHEPIMLKYLELCVDLRKSHLAKEGLYQYKNICQQVNIKSLEDVVRAYLKLAEEKTETAKEESQQMVLDIEDLDNIQTPESVLLSAVSGEDTQDRTDRLLLTPWVKFLWESYRQCLDLLRNNSKVERLYHDIAQQAFKFCLQYTRKAEFRKLCDNLRMHLGQIQRHHNQSTAINLNNPESQSMHLETRLVQLDSAISMELWQEAFKAVEDIHGLFALSKKPPKPQLMANYYNKVSTVFWKSGNALFHACTLHRLYHLSREMRKNLTQDEMQRMSTRVLLATLSIPITPERTDIARLLDMDGIIVEKHRRLATLLGLQSPPTRQSLINDMVRFNLLQYVVPDIKELYNWLEVDFHPLKLSGRVTKVLNWVRDQAEKESDLQQYVPHLQSNTILRLLQQVAQIYQSIEFNRLASLVPFVDAFQLERSIVDAARHCDLQVRIDHSSRTLSFGSDLNYSTKEDSPVGPFLQNMPSEQIRNQLTAMSASLAKAIQVIKPASMLQEREEQSQQAIAAYLKNARKDHQRILARRQTIEERKERLESLNIQREKEELEQREAELQKVRKAEEDRLRLEAKEREKERIMQEHEQIKKKTVRERLEQIKKTELGAKAFKDIDIEDLEELDPDFIMAKQVEQLEKEKKELQERLKNQEKKIDYFERAKRLEEIPLIKKAYEEQRIKDMELWELQEEERISNMKVEREKALEHKKRMSRMMEDKENFLSKITAARSFIYEEKLKLFQERLVEERKKRMEERKKQRKEDRRNNYYRQKEEDAQRIHEEQLKKEREERERIEQEQREEEEREYQERLRKLEEQERKQRARQQEIEERERRREEERKGPPEEKAKADWGGEKEEGGWRKRTDGGDSEWRRPVTADREWRQEGREEGGEEKEAPFRRGEASRRGGDDRGPRRGFDDDRGPRRGGDDDRPLRRGMDDDRGPRRGFDDDRGPRRGDDDRGPRRGFDDDRGPRRGFDDDRGSRRGMEDRGPRRGADDDWGPRRGDDDRGGRRGMDDGPRRGGDDLKPWKPAGRPGGWREREKAREDSWGPPRDDNDNEDEEEQARPSDRFRDRPPPREDAWRRGGGGGGGGGTEEGSNWRSSRREDTDRDDRRDRDERRDRDDRRVDRRDRERRDDDQRAPPRETDEGSSWRRGGERREDQDRDQPRERERDQGLDEDKSWRGDKENPRRTKNETDDDGWTTVRR, from the exons ATGCCGGCGTATTTTCAGCGCCCAGAAAATGCTCTCAAACGAGCAAACG AGTTTCTGGAGGTTGGCAAGAAGCAGCCAGCCTTGGATGTCTTGTATGATGTCATCAAGAGCAAGAAACATCGAACATGGCAGAAGATCCACGAGCCCATCATGCTCAAGTACCTCGAGCTCTGCGTGGATCTACGCAAGAGCCACCTGGCCAAGGAGGGTCTCTACCAGTACAAGAACATCTGCCAGCAG GTGAACATCAAATCTCTAGAGGATGTGGTGAGGGCTTACCTGAAGCTGGCCGAGGAGAAGACTGAGACTGCCAAGGAGGAGTCCCAGCAGATGGTCCTGGACATTGAGGATCTGGACAACATCCAGACTCCAGAGAG TGTGCTCCTGAGCGCTGTGAGTGGAGAGGACACTCAGGATCGTACTGATCGCCTGCTGCTCACTCCATGGGTGAAATTCCTGTGGGAGTCCTACCGCCAGTGCCTGGACCTGCTGCGAAACAACTCCAAGGTGGAGCGACTGTACCATGATATCGCCCAGCAAG CTTTCAAGTTCTGCCTTCAGTACACTCGCAAAGCTGAGTTTCGCAAGCTGTGCGACAACCTGCGTATGCATCTGGGTCAGATCCAGCGACACCACAACCAGAGCACCGCCATCAACCTGAACAACCCCGAAAGCCAGTCCATGCATCTGGAGACACGTCTGGTGCAGCTGGACAGTGCCATAAGCATGGAGCTCTGGCAG GAAGCATTCAAGGCTGTTGAGGACATCCACGGCCTGTTTGCTCTTTCCAAGAAGCCCCCCAAGCCCCAGCTGATGGCCAACTACTACAACAAGGTGTCCACTGTGTTCTGGAAATCTGGAAATGCTCTTTTCCACGCCTGCACCCTCCACCGTCTCTACCACCTCTCCAGGGAGATGCGCAAGAATCTCACCCAAGATGAGATGCAGAG GATGTCCACCAGAGTCCTCCTGGCCACTCTGTCCATTCCCATCACTCCCGAGCGCACTGATATCGCTCGTCTGCTGGATATGGATGGAATCATTGTGGAGAAACACCGCCGGCTGGCAACCCTCCTTGGCCTGCAGTCTCCACCAACCCGCCAGAGTCTCATCAATGACATG gtgaGATTTAACCTGCTGCAGTATGTCGTACCTGACATTAAGGAACTTTACAACTGGCTTGAGGTAGACTTCCATCCTCTGAAGCTCAGCGGAAGAGTGACCAAG GTGCTGAACTGGGTGAGAGACCAAGCCGAGAAGGAGTCTGACCTCCAGCAGTATGTTCCTCACCTGCAGAGCAACACCATCCTGCGTCTCCTGCAACAA GTTGCACAGATCTACCAGAGCATCGAGTTCAATCGTTTGGCCTCCCTGGTTCCGTTTGTGGACGCCTTCCAGCTGGAGCGCTCCATTGTGGATGCTGCCAGGCACTGTGATCTACAG GTCCGAATAGACCACTCCTCTCGAACTCTGAGCTTTGGATCTGACCTGAACTATTCAACCAAAGAGGATTCTCCAGTTGGTCCCTTCCTGCAGAACATGCCCTCAGAGCAGATCAGGAACCAGCTGACTGCCATGTCTGCCTCTTTGGCCAAGGCCATCCAAGTCATCAAGCCTGCCTCCATGCTG CAAGAGCGTGAGGAGCAGAGCCAGCAGGCCATCGCTGCCTATCTGAAGAATGCCCGCAAGGACCACCAGCGCATCCTGGCTCGGAGACAGACCATCGAGGAGCGAAAGGAGCGCCTGGAAAGCCTCAACATACAGCGCGAGAAGGAGGAGCTTGAGCAGCGGGAAGCTGAGTTGCAGAAGGTCCGCAAGGCTGAGGAGGACCGTCTGCGCCTGGAGgccaaagagagggagaaggagcgCATCATGCAAGAGCACGAGCAGATTAAGAAGAAGACCGTGCGAGAACGGCTGGAGCAAATCAAGAAGACTGAACTCGGAGCCAAAGCCTTCAAGgatattgatattgag GACCTCGAGGAGCTGGACCCCGACTTCATCATGGCTAAGCAGGTGGAGCAGCtcgagaaagagaagaaggagctTCAGGAGCGTCTGAAGAACCAGGAGAAGAAG aTTGACTACTTCGAGAGGGCCAAACGACTTGAAGAAATTCCTCTCATCAAAAAGGCCTATGAGGAGCAGCGCATCAAGGACATGGAACTGTGGGAGctccaggaggaggagagg atCAGTAACATGAAAGTTGAACGGGAGAAGGCTCTGGAGCACAAGAAGCGCATGTCCAGGATGatggaagacaaagaaaactTTTTGTCTAAAATAACTGCTGCCCGTAGCTTCATCTATGAG gaaaaactgaagttattccAGGAGCGCttggtggaggagaggaagaagcgtatggaagaaaggaagaagcagCGCAAAGAGGACAGGCGTAACAATTACTACCGCCAGAAAGAGGAGGATGCACAACGTATCCACGAGGAGCAGCTCAAGAAAG AGCGTGAGGAGCGTGAGCGCATTGAACAAGAGcagcgagaggaggaggagagggagtaCCAGGAGCGCCTGCGCaagctggaggagcaggagaggaagCAACGCGCTCGTCAGCAGGAGATTGAGGAGCGCGAACGCCGCcgtgaagaggagagaaagggccCACCAGAAGAAAAAGCCAAAGCT GATTGGGGgggtgagaaggaggagggaggatggaggaagcgTACTGATGGCGGTGATTCAGAATGGCGCCGTCCTGTGACTGCTGACAG GGAGTGGAGACAAGAGGGTCGTgaagaagggggggaggagaaagaggcGCCCTTCAGGCGAGGAGAGGCCTCACGTAGGGGTGGAGATGACCGAGGACCCCGTAGGGGCTTTGATGATGATCGAGGTCCACGTCGCGGTGGTGATGATGACCGTCCTCTACGCAGAGGAATGGATGATGACCGAGGTCCACGCAGAGGCTTTGATGATGACCGTGGTCCAAGAAGGGGCGATGATGACCGTGGCCCAAGGCGTGGCTTTGATGATGATCGCGGTCCCAGACGTGGCTTTGATGATGACAGAGGTTCCCGTAGAGGCATGGAAGACAGGGGTCCCAGGCGTGGGGCTGATGATGACTGGGGTCCCAGAAGAGGAGATGATGAcagaggtggaagaagaggCATGGATGATGGGCCCCGTCGTGGTGGTGATGACCTCAAACCCTGGAAGCCCGCCGGCAGACCTG GTGGTTGGCGTGAGCGGGAAAAAGCCCGGGAGGACAGCTGGGGTCCACCTCGTGATGACAATGATAACgaagatgaagaagaacagGCAAGACCCAGCGACCGCTTCAGAGACCGTCCTCCACCCAG AGAGGATGCCTGGAGGAggggcggcggcggcggcggcggcggcggcacAGAAGAAGGGTCCAACTGGAGAAGTTCTCGCCGAGAGGACACTGACCGTGATGATCGTCGTGACAGAGATGAACGCCGTGACCGTGATGATCGCCGTGTTGACCGCCGTGATAGAGAGCGTCGTGATGATGACCAGAGAGCCCCACCCAGAGAGACTGATGAGG GAAGCTCCTGGCGTCGTGGAGGTGAAAGGCGGGAGGATCAGGACAGGGACCAGCCCAGAGAGAGGGAGCGCGATCAGGGCCTTGATGAGGACAAGTCCTGGCGCGGCGACAAAGAAAACCCCCGTCGCACTAAGAACGAGACAGATGACGACGGCTGGACTACTGTCCGCCGCTGA